The proteins below are encoded in one region of Corynebacterium felinum:
- a CDS encoding DUF5682 family protein: protein MELVNELDFRKALASLGDYPYIVGIRHHSPACARMVVEAAKALNVQAIAVELPADLADCVHWIAHEETKPPIAIAAAVAGRLNSGVLYPFAEFSPELAIMRWALAHNIPIYPIDLPVGAPIGTAAGLEELDGFTELSQSSEIISQETWDTCVETRAVGQSWQAIRTAALAVGVATRLVERPDLRTLRRERYMRHALKSVPERTLIVVGSYHCKGLLEDDGASIDSLADCDTVTTSIVPYSYAQLDSRSGYGAGIRDPWWQQEVLGASKEEITQLVYEVMVKITRQLRAQGHSAGTGETIEAVRVACDLAGLRQLPSVGRREVIEAVTTVFAHGEIMGRGRAVARALEKVLVGNVLGKVAPGTPTPALVEETKRQLEKVKLPADISAPTKTFRLDPFSGPTALKRHVLLNQLKALKIPYVVDKTVGYNRGFKSLGYKVSCTWSPSAETAVNLAAAHGVTLAQAVTHLLFVRLQGMDLTLEKMLGALETAIGCGLDLVVRHIVEELSTSWLQQLSLRHAVTVAETLSGVVSATDAGALMLEESTKEQCVALSQELVPIIIASIEGIAGSSDPNDARALGQLMSFGGEYEGALNYALRRMKTKGSDLMQGAAYALAPERNTSAMVGSWVDRASKPKLIGFFAALGSAWPESPLLEEFIHNIETLPDATFVGHLPNYRAVFDHTSPVDREAFLDRLEERLGSIDTEFSSGLSPEDALEFAQRDANARKLLKTLGLMDLSFDPATRWRLVLGAQPDQLEGNARTMAATLDELYGSSPEETFGGDGRVRAGNKPGTISTREWKQDIELLFGDEGVQEIFADALEAGRSDVVAHLDADSVVPSVETLQTILNIKGALPEARVAKLRPVVEKIVKELSEQLASQIRPALSQLTAAKVGTKKSARLALPATIRANVKNVVEIDGRPSIVPVNPKFFQTQKKISPWHVIVVVDVSGSMERSTIFAAMTTAILTQIRTMKVTFITFDTEVVDLSDHADDPLSLLLEISVGGGTNIARALRYAENRVSNPSRTAVILVTDFEEFGPTNPLVDAIRRLHSSGVRLMGCAALDDSGQATYNEAIVKQVVSAGMRVAQVTPLELARWVTEVLK from the coding sequence ATGGAATTAGTTAATGAGTTGGACTTTAGAAAGGCACTCGCAAGCCTGGGGGACTACCCCTATATCGTGGGGATTAGGCACCACTCGCCGGCATGCGCGCGCATGGTGGTTGAGGCAGCCAAGGCGCTCAATGTGCAGGCAATTGCGGTGGAACTTCCCGCCGACCTTGCCGATTGCGTGCATTGGATCGCGCATGAGGAAACGAAACCGCCCATAGCTATCGCCGCTGCGGTGGCTGGGCGTTTAAACTCAGGGGTTTTGTACCCATTTGCAGAATTCTCCCCAGAACTAGCAATCATGCGCTGGGCACTCGCACACAACATCCCCATCTATCCCATCGACCTTCCCGTTGGCGCACCCATCGGCACAGCTGCAGGCTTAGAAGAATTGGATGGATTCACAGAGCTTAGTCAAAGTTCAGAGATTATCAGCCAAGAAACTTGGGATACCTGTGTGGAAACCCGTGCGGTAGGCCAATCCTGGCAGGCTATCCGCACAGCGGCATTAGCTGTAGGTGTAGCCACCCGGCTTGTCGAGCGGCCTGACTTGCGCACATTGCGACGCGAACGCTACATGCGCCATGCGCTGAAATCGGTTCCCGAGCGAACCCTCATTGTGGTGGGTTCCTACCACTGTAAAGGGCTCCTAGAAGATGACGGTGCCAGCATCGATAGCCTCGCAGACTGTGACACAGTGACCACATCCATCGTTCCCTATTCCTATGCGCAATTAGACTCCCGATCCGGCTACGGGGCGGGAATCCGCGACCCTTGGTGGCAGCAAGAAGTGCTGGGCGCAAGCAAAGAGGAAATAACGCAGCTCGTCTATGAAGTCATGGTGAAAATTACGAGGCAGTTGCGTGCACAAGGCCATTCGGCGGGCACTGGGGAAACCATTGAGGCGGTGCGGGTTGCCTGCGACTTAGCTGGGCTTCGACAGCTGCCCAGTGTAGGGCGTCGAGAAGTAATTGAAGCAGTGACCACAGTTTTCGCCCACGGTGAAATCATGGGTCGGGGACGCGCCGTCGCCCGCGCATTAGAAAAAGTGCTGGTGGGAAATGTTTTAGGGAAAGTCGCACCAGGCACACCCACACCAGCGCTGGTGGAAGAAACCAAACGGCAACTAGAAAAAGTTAAACTACCTGCCGATATTTCCGCACCCACCAAAACTTTTCGCCTCGACCCCTTCAGCGGGCCGACCGCACTAAAACGCCACGTGCTCTTAAACCAGCTAAAAGCGCTCAAGATTCCGTACGTGGTGGATAAAACCGTGGGATATAACCGCGGCTTCAAATCGCTAGGCTACAAGGTAAGTTGCACGTGGAGTCCAAGCGCAGAAACAGCTGTTAATCTCGCGGCAGCGCACGGCGTGACCCTAGCGCAAGCAGTCACCCATCTTCTGTTTGTGCGGCTTCAGGGGATGGACCTGACCTTAGAAAAAATGTTGGGCGCACTCGAAACAGCCATCGGCTGTGGCCTCGATTTAGTTGTGCGCCACATTGTGGAGGAGTTGAGTACCTCGTGGTTGCAGCAACTCAGCCTGCGCCACGCAGTCACGGTAGCTGAAACACTGTCTGGGGTGGTATCTGCCACGGATGCTGGTGCGCTCATGCTGGAAGAATCCACGAAAGAACAGTGCGTGGCACTATCCCAAGAGCTCGTGCCTATTATTATCGCCAGCATTGAAGGCATTGCGGGTTCTTCAGACCCGAATGATGCCCGCGCGTTAGGGCAGCTGATGTCTTTTGGGGGCGAATACGAAGGCGCACTTAATTATGCGCTGAGGCGAATGAAAACTAAAGGTAGCGACCTGATGCAAGGCGCGGCCTATGCGCTTGCGCCTGAAAGGAATACCTCAGCGATGGTGGGGTCGTGGGTTGATCGTGCCTCAAAGCCGAAACTGATTGGCTTTTTTGCGGCTTTAGGTTCCGCATGGCCGGAATCACCCCTCCTAGAAGAATTTATCCACAACATTGAGACTCTTCCTGACGCAACATTTGTTGGACACCTCCCGAACTACCGCGCCGTTTTCGATCACACAAGCCCTGTTGATCGTGAGGCGTTTCTTGATCGACTCGAAGAACGGTTGGGCAGCATTGACACAGAGTTTTCTTCCGGGCTTTCACCCGAAGACGCACTGGAATTTGCCCAAAGAGACGCCAACGCGCGCAAGTTGCTTAAAACCCTTGGATTAATGGACTTAAGCTTCGACCCTGCCACCAGGTGGCGGCTTGTGCTCGGGGCGCAACCCGACCAGCTGGAAGGCAACGCACGCACCATGGCAGCCACCTTGGATGAGCTTTACGGTAGCAGCCCTGAGGAAACATTCGGTGGGGATGGCCGGGTGAGAGCGGGGAATAAACCAGGCACCATTTCTACTCGGGAATGGAAGCAAGACATTGAGCTATTATTTGGCGACGAAGGCGTGCAAGAAATCTTTGCCGATGCCTTAGAAGCAGGGCGCAGTGATGTTGTTGCGCATCTGGATGCCGATTCCGTTGTCCCGAGTGTGGAAACACTGCAAACAATCCTCAACATAAAAGGTGCACTCCCTGAAGCGAGGGTGGCGAAACTTCGACCCGTAGTGGAAAAAATTGTCAAAGAACTCAGCGAGCAACTAGCCAGCCAGATCCGGCCAGCGCTCTCGCAGCTAACCGCAGCCAAGGTGGGGACGAAGAAATCTGCGCGGCTCGCCCTTCCCGCCACAATCCGTGCGAACGTGAAGAATGTGGTGGAGATTGATGGCCGCCCCAGCATTGTTCCGGTGAATCCGAAGTTTTTCCAAACCCAGAAAAAAATCTCACCGTGGCATGTGATCGTGGTGGTCGATGTGTCCGGGTCAATGGAACGATCGACAATTTTCGCCGCGATGACCACAGCGATCCTCACCCAGATCCGCACCATGAAAGTCACCTTCATCACCTTCGACACAGAAGTGGTGGATTTAAGCGACCATGCTGATGACCCGTTGAGTTTGCTGCTGGAAATTTCTGTCGGCGGAGGCACCAATATTGCTCGGGCGCTACGCTATGCGGAAAATCGTGTGAGCAACCCCTCCCGCACAGCAGTGATTCTGGTGACAGATTTTGAGGAATTCGGTCCGACAAACCCCCTGGTGGATGCAATCCGACGCCTGCACAGCAGCGGGGTACGACTCATGGGCTGTGCAGCCTTGGATGATTCCGGACAAGCGACTTATAACGAAGCTATTGTTAAACAAGTGGTCAGCGCAGGTATGCGCGTTGCGCAGGTAACGCCCTTGGAGTTAGCGCGGTGGGTGACGGAGGTACTGAAGTGA
- a CDS encoding DUF4132 domain-containing protein, which yields MTDSADGWIPAGDYFLKVEDGQIKARNAKGRVLKSVPAKAKKTPAFDRLAGLLTVLTQHDQECAQNVAEWFLHGHPIPVIAIQQLWPDPIWRKYLHNLVITDGTVVGLLRDIRHTGVAVADLDGESVEITAETITIPHPAVLCDIEDWREFSSELGATQGIDQLFREIHHKPADAQTQREHVQRYKDAHFEQASHLFSRARNGGFKADMYGATVEVNEAGQRINALLELEAYDPFSEAHLGVLKFFSANTEIHTHTMLGLLPGVKESACANTFMQVEK from the coding sequence ATGACTGATTCTGCTGATGGGTGGATCCCCGCCGGAGACTACTTTCTGAAAGTTGAAGATGGGCAGATTAAAGCCCGCAATGCCAAGGGGAGAGTATTAAAATCTGTACCGGCGAAAGCAAAAAAGACTCCTGCTTTTGATCGACTTGCAGGTTTGCTCACTGTTCTTACTCAGCATGATCAAGAATGCGCCCAAAACGTTGCAGAGTGGTTCCTCCACGGGCATCCGATCCCTGTTATTGCGATCCAACAGTTGTGGCCAGACCCAATCTGGCGCAAATATCTGCACAACCTTGTCATCACCGATGGCACAGTTGTAGGGCTTTTACGCGATATACGGCACACAGGTGTGGCTGTTGCGGATCTTGACGGAGAATCCGTAGAGATCACCGCTGAGACCATCACTATCCCCCACCCTGCTGTTCTTTGCGATATTGAGGATTGGCGCGAGTTTTCTTCCGAGCTTGGGGCAACTCAAGGAATTGACCAACTGTTTCGCGAAATCCACCACAAACCCGCAGATGCACAAACGCAGCGCGAACATGTGCAGCGCTATAAAGATGCACATTTTGAACAGGCATCCCATCTTTTTAGTCGCGCCCGTAATGGTGGGTTCAAGGCAGATATGTATGGTGCCACCGTCGAAGTAAACGAAGCTGGCCAACGCATCAATGCCCTGCTTGAGCTGGAAGCCTACGATCCCTTCAGCGAAGCACATCTGGGAGTTTTGAAATTTTTTAGTGCGAATACTGAAATACACACACACACGATGTTGGGCCTATTGCCTGGAGTGAAGGAATCCGCATGTGCGAATACATTTATGCAGGTAGAAAAATAG
- a CDS encoding YwiC-like family protein codes for MARNAMKNGWITDQHGSWAMGFAPLIFGLVLAQRHWLHLALVGAWTFGFFFFAVAEKWLKFRFKPRYRPALITYLVLTNVFCLILLIGAPHLAWWGLVFAPLVALSFHRAWQKRERELTSRLVAIAAAALILPVAVNLPTKLPWFAEGGVSLHAWFFTALLSLYFATTVPLVKTLIRESGSKAWFIGSVTTHLLAFGIVAVLGWIGYVSWLHVIVWFALVIRAYALPVIAQRRGKRFSPRKIGRLEIVFSIAIFATLPFNSPF; via the coding sequence ATGGCACGAAATGCGATGAAAAACGGGTGGATCACGGATCAGCACGGGTCGTGGGCAATGGGGTTTGCGCCACTTATTTTTGGGCTCGTTCTCGCCCAGCGTCACTGGCTGCATCTTGCGCTTGTGGGTGCGTGGACTTTCGGGTTTTTCTTCTTCGCGGTGGCTGAGAAGTGGTTGAAGTTTAGATTCAAGCCGCGCTATCGCCCAGCGCTCATCACCTATCTGGTTTTAACGAACGTTTTCTGTCTCATTCTCCTTATTGGCGCACCGCATCTTGCATGGTGGGGGCTTGTGTTTGCGCCCTTGGTGGCCCTTTCTTTTCATCGGGCCTGGCAGAAGCGTGAACGTGAACTTACGTCTCGGCTTGTGGCCATTGCTGCTGCCGCCTTGATTCTTCCGGTAGCGGTGAATCTTCCCACGAAACTTCCATGGTTTGCCGAAGGGGGAGTAAGCCTGCACGCGTGGTTCTTTACTGCCCTCTTATCTTTGTACTTTGCCACCACGGTTCCACTGGTAAAAACTCTCATTCGGGAAAGCGGTTCGAAGGCGTGGTTTATTGGATCGGTGACGACTCACCTCCTAGCTTTCGGCATCGTGGCGGTGTTGGGGTGGATTGGGTATGTGTCCTGGCTGCATGTGATTGTGTGGTTCGCACTTGTTATTCGTGCGTACGCGCTGCCAGTGATTGCGCAGCGTCGTGGCAAACGCTTTAGCCCACGCAAGATTGGGCGCTTGGAAATTGTGTTCAGTATTGCAATTTTTGCCACCTTGCCGTTTAATTCTCCGTTCTAG
- a CDS encoding YeeE/YedE thiosulfate transporter family protein → MIITGLIVGLVLGALMQRGRFCVTGMLRDIFLTKTWRSFVALLIVISVHAIGLTALDSAGIISTSVDTFAPIAVVIGGFIFGLGIVLAGGCASGTWYRSGEGLVGSWVALIAYAVTSAAMKTGALSGFNAWLRGFTVDATTIPESLGVSPWYFVIGLSLLTAYAVVNYRNRASSQVKGDLGVRGWRRPLHQYTAGLLIGIVGVIAWPLSGAAGRDSGLGITGPSANLTNFIVSGDLKYLDWGVLLVLGILVGAHFSARAAGEFRVRVPDPQAAVRALVGGVLMGVGACLAGGCTVGNGMVETSLFGYQGWVALLAIGLGVGAAAKLWLKPTAQSVALQRSTEEQPVRPVDHDRIARQYGSVATAPVALKVAAPSQAGVRQLAAGVYALDTVGAICPFPLIDAKNAMSRLEAGEKLVIDFDCTQATDSIPQWAADNGHKIENFHQTQAAGWQLTVVKGEN, encoded by the coding sequence ATGATTATCACTGGATTAATAGTCGGCCTCGTACTCGGCGCACTTATGCAACGCGGACGATTCTGCGTCACCGGAATGCTGCGCGATATCTTCCTGACAAAAACGTGGCGCAGTTTCGTCGCCCTCCTTATCGTTATCTCCGTCCACGCAATCGGGCTTACCGCCTTAGATTCTGCCGGAATAATTTCAACATCAGTCGATACTTTCGCTCCCATTGCTGTGGTGATCGGCGGTTTCATTTTTGGTCTCGGCATCGTTCTTGCAGGCGGCTGCGCCTCCGGTACGTGGTATCGCTCCGGTGAGGGGCTTGTAGGTTCCTGGGTTGCATTGATTGCCTACGCGGTAACCTCCGCGGCGATGAAAACTGGTGCGCTGAGCGGTTTTAATGCGTGGCTTCGCGGTTTCACGGTTGATGCCACCACAATTCCTGAAAGCCTTGGTGTTTCCCCATGGTATTTCGTGATCGGGTTGAGCCTGCTTACTGCTTATGCTGTGGTTAACTACCGCAATCGTGCGAGTAGCCAGGTCAAGGGTGATCTTGGTGTGCGGGGTTGGCGTCGTCCGCTTCATCAGTACACGGCAGGGTTGCTGATCGGAATCGTTGGTGTGATCGCATGGCCGTTGTCGGGTGCGGCGGGCCGTGATTCGGGGCTAGGTATTACGGGTCCTTCTGCAAACCTGACGAACTTCATTGTGTCCGGCGATCTGAAATATCTTGACTGGGGTGTGTTGTTGGTGCTCGGCATTCTGGTTGGCGCGCACTTTTCCGCGCGTGCTGCTGGCGAGTTTCGGGTTCGTGTTCCGGACCCGCAGGCTGCTGTGCGTGCACTCGTTGGCGGCGTGCTGATGGGCGTGGGCGCATGCTTGGCGGGTGGCTGCACCGTGGGTAACGGCATGGTGGAAACGAGCTTGTTCGGTTACCAGGGTTGGGTTGCATTGCTGGCTATCGGCCTTGGCGTGGGTGCGGCGGCGAAGCTGTGGCTCAAGCCCACCGCGCAGTCTGTAGCACTGCAGCGCAGCACGGAGGAACAGCCCGTGCGGCCGGTTGATCATGATCGAATTGCGCGTCAGTATGGCAGTGTTGCCACAGCACCTGTAGCGCTGAAGGTTGCTGCCCCGAGTCAGGCTGGTGTGCGGCAACTCGCAGCTGGGGTGTATGCGCTTGATACGGTTGGCGCTATCTGCCCGTTTCCGCTTATCGACGCCAAAAATGCGATGAGCCGTCTCGAAGCGGGGGAGAAGCTTGTGATTGATTTTGATTGCACTCAAGCAACGGACAGTATTCCGCAGTGGGCGGCCGATAATGGGCATAAGATTGAGAATTTCCACCAGACGCAGGCAGCTGGCTGGCAGTTGACCGTGGTGAAAGGTGAAAACTAA
- the argC gene encoding N-acetyl-gamma-glutamyl-phosphate reductase encodes MSIKVAVAGASGYAGAEIIRLLLMHPRFASGELEIGALTGASTAGESVAALMPHLVGVADRVIEPTTADTLAGHDVVFLGLPHGHSAAIAAQLGESVLVIDCAADFRLKNSQDWEDFYGTAHAGTWPYGIPEMPGQREALAGSTRVAVPGCFPTGATLAMLPAVAASLVKPELTFVSITGVSGGGKKASVGLLGSETMGSLKAYNTAGAHRHNPEITQNLQAFSDEEITVSFTPVLAPLPRGILTTASAPLAPGVTAAQARETYCEFYQDEYFVHVLAPGIQPHTQNIVGTNMCHLQVEVDERAGRLLVTTAIDNLCKGTAGAAVQCMNIALGWDETAGLPINGVAP; translated from the coding sequence ATGTCAATCAAGGTAGCTGTCGCAGGAGCCTCCGGATATGCGGGAGCAGAAATCATTCGACTTCTGCTCATGCACCCACGCTTTGCTTCGGGGGAATTAGAAATCGGCGCACTCACCGGCGCATCCACCGCAGGGGAGTCTGTCGCCGCGTTGATGCCACATTTGGTGGGCGTGGCCGACCGAGTGATCGAGCCGACCACCGCAGACACTCTGGCAGGCCACGATGTGGTTTTCCTGGGGTTGCCACATGGGCATTCGGCTGCCATTGCTGCTCAGTTGGGCGAGTCAGTGTTGGTTATTGACTGCGCAGCTGATTTCCGATTGAAGAATTCGCAGGATTGGGAAGATTTTTATGGCACTGCCCACGCGGGCACGTGGCCGTATGGTATTCCTGAAATGCCAGGTCAGCGTGAAGCTTTGGCGGGAAGTACTCGTGTAGCCGTTCCTGGTTGTTTCCCCACAGGGGCAACGCTGGCTATGCTGCCGGCTGTTGCGGCGTCGTTAGTCAAGCCAGAACTGACTTTTGTCTCCATCACCGGTGTCTCAGGTGGCGGGAAGAAGGCTTCTGTGGGCTTGTTGGGATCTGAGACTATGGGGTCGCTTAAGGCATATAACACCGCTGGTGCGCACCGCCATAACCCGGAAATCACGCAAAACTTGCAGGCATTTAGCGACGAGGAAATTACGGTGAGTTTTACCCCGGTGCTTGCACCGTTGCCGCGTGGAATTCTCACTACCGCGAGCGCTCCTTTGGCCCCAGGGGTTACAGCAGCGCAGGCGCGTGAAACCTATTGTGAGTTTTATCAGGATGAGTATTTTGTTCACGTACTTGCGCCCGGCATTCAGCCGCACACGCAAAATATTGTGGGGACAAATATGTGCCATCTTCAGGTGGAGGTCGATGAACGAGCAGGACGTCTGTTGGTGACCACTGCCATTGATAATTTATGCAAAGGTACCGCAGGCGCTGCGGTGCAGTGCATGAATATTGCGCTCGGGTGGGATGAAACCGCAGGTCTTCCCATCAATGGCGTTGCTCCCTAA
- the argJ gene encoding bifunctional glutamate N-acetyltransferase/amino-acid acetyltransferase ArgJ, which produces MITAAAGFLAAGTTAGIKPSAKPDMALVYNQGPDFAAAGVFTRNRVVASPVKHSRAALVEGNTGQVKAVIFNSGNANACNGAQGDQDCADVVKHVASLLNVDFYDVAACSTGLIGEPLPVPKLIDGATTLVAGLGDHSTDAAVAIMTTDTVKKEALYEGNGWVLGGMGKGVGMMAPSLATMLVCLTTDAVATPEMLERALKKATATTFDTLDIDGSTSTNDTVIIMSSGASTVQVTQEELDAAVFAVCDSLAAQMQADAEGVTKRVTITVTGTSTDDMARNAARTIGRDQLFKCAMFGSDPNWGRTLAAVGMADADMNPDKISVYFNDQPVCIDSCGAEGAREVDLTGTDIAVHVDLGTGGAGRATVRTTDLSLQYVDFNSAYTT; this is translated from the coding sequence ATGATTACAGCTGCTGCTGGTTTTCTCGCCGCAGGTACCACCGCAGGTATCAAACCCTCCGCAAAACCCGACATGGCGTTGGTCTATAACCAAGGGCCTGATTTTGCTGCGGCCGGTGTGTTTACCCGCAACCGAGTTGTTGCCTCGCCCGTCAAGCACAGTCGTGCTGCGCTAGTTGAGGGAAATACAGGGCAGGTGAAGGCTGTGATTTTTAACTCCGGCAACGCGAATGCCTGCAATGGTGCGCAGGGGGACCAGGATTGTGCCGACGTCGTCAAGCATGTTGCTTCGCTACTCAACGTCGATTTTTATGATGTTGCTGCCTGCTCAACTGGGCTGATCGGCGAACCGCTACCCGTGCCCAAGCTTATCGACGGCGCAACCACCCTCGTTGCTGGTTTGGGCGACCACTCCACCGACGCCGCAGTAGCGATCATGACCACCGATACAGTGAAAAAAGAAGCACTGTATGAAGGAAACGGGTGGGTGCTCGGGGGCATGGGTAAAGGCGTGGGGATGATGGCGCCAAGCCTCGCCACCATGCTCGTCTGCCTGACAACCGACGCAGTCGCCACCCCTGAGATGTTGGAGCGTGCGCTGAAGAAAGCAACCGCCACCACCTTCGACACCCTCGATATCGACGGATCTACCTCCACCAACGATACCGTGATCATAATGTCCTCGGGTGCATCCACAGTACAGGTGACACAAGAAGAACTCGACGCCGCAGTTTTCGCCGTTTGCGACTCACTAGCAGCACAAATGCAAGCCGACGCCGAAGGTGTGACCAAGCGCGTGACCATCACCGTCACCGGAACCAGTACCGACGACATGGCGCGCAATGCTGCACGCACAATCGGGCGCGATCAACTTTTCAAGTGCGCCATGTTTGGCTCCGACCCGAACTGGGGGCGCACACTTGCTGCCGTGGGTATGGCGGATGCAGACATGAACCCCGATAAAATCTCGGTCTACTTCAACGACCAGCCCGTGTGCATCGACTCTTGCGGTGCCGAAGGTGCCCGCGAGGTCGACCTCACCGGCACCGATATCGCAGTGCACGTCGACCTCGGCACCGGCGGGGCAGGGCGCGCGACGGTGCGCACCACCGACCTGTCCCTCCAGTATGTGGATTTCAACTCCGCCTACACCACTTAA
- the argB gene encoding acetylglutamate kinase, which translates to MTDLSPQKRATVLAEALPWLQHLRDRIVVVKYGGNAMVDEQLKAAFAADMVFLRTVGVKPVVVHGGGPQISSMLERLGLQGEFKGGFRVTTPEVMDVVRMVLFGQVGRDLVGLINSHGPYAVGTSGEDAGLFTAEKRLVDVDGERVDIGLVGDIVNVDATSLMDIIEAGRIPVVSTIAPGVDGEVYNINADTAAGALAAALNAERLVILTNVEGLYTNWPDKTSLVSSTSVSELAEILPTLDAGMIPKMESCLHAVEEGVRAAHVIDGRIAHSVLLELLTEGGIGTMVVRDDVVADRTSPTIYRSAETHDN; encoded by the coding sequence ATGACTGATCTTTCCCCACAGAAACGCGCCACCGTTCTTGCCGAAGCCCTGCCCTGGTTACAGCACCTTCGCGACAGGATCGTGGTAGTCAAGTACGGCGGCAACGCAATGGTCGACGAACAGCTCAAAGCAGCATTCGCCGCAGACATGGTGTTTCTGCGAACCGTCGGAGTAAAACCCGTAGTGGTCCACGGGGGAGGCCCTCAGATCTCCAGCATGCTTGAGCGGCTTGGCCTCCAAGGCGAATTCAAGGGCGGCTTCAGGGTTACTACTCCGGAAGTGATGGACGTCGTGCGCATGGTGCTCTTTGGACAAGTTGGCCGCGACCTCGTGGGGCTTATTAACTCTCACGGCCCCTATGCGGTCGGCACCTCCGGTGAAGATGCCGGCCTATTCACCGCCGAAAAACGACTCGTGGATGTTGACGGTGAGCGTGTTGATATCGGACTCGTCGGCGACATCGTCAACGTCGATGCCACCAGCTTGATGGATATTATCGAAGCAGGCCGAATCCCTGTTGTTTCCACTATTGCGCCAGGTGTGGATGGGGAAGTGTACAACATCAACGCCGATACCGCCGCCGGTGCGCTCGCCGCAGCGTTGAACGCTGAACGCCTGGTTATTCTCACCAACGTTGAAGGGCTGTACACCAACTGGCCGGACAAAACATCGCTGGTCAGCTCCACCTCTGTATCGGAGCTCGCCGAAATTCTCCCGACCTTAGACGCCGGCATGATCCCGAAAATGGAATCCTGCTTGCACGCAGTCGAAGAAGGTGTGCGGGCAGCGCACGTCATCGACGGGCGTATCGCCCACTCCGTGTTGTTAGAACTACTCACCGAGGGTGGTATCGGAACCATGGTCGTGCGCGATGATGTTGTGGCCGATCGCACCTCACCCACCATCTACCGCAGCGCTGAAACGCACGATAACTAA
- a CDS encoding acetylornithine transaminase: protein MNTDTHAQPAAAAHKSARQQWPEVIMNTYGTPSLELVSGRGSRVIDAQGREHIDMLAGIAVNSLGHGHPVLIDAVTTQLNTLGHVSNLFASQPVVDVAETLIDRYWGTTPTQQREETRVFFCNSGAEANEAALKIARLTGRGRILAAEHGFHGRTMGALAMTGQPDKRQPFSPLPQGVEFFPYGDLDYLEKLITINPTDVAMIILEPIQGETGVIPAPEGFLSGIAKLCATHTILFACDEVQTGIGRTGDFFGFHHENIRPDIVTMAKGLGGGLPIGAVLARGRAATLLSPGKHGTTFGGNPISCAAARAVLSIIDQPFLEEVKRKGELLTQLLGQSPHITQIRGRGLMLGVVLHAPVAKQAVAHAAEHGLILNAPNEHVIRLTPPLVITDEELAQAAHRLCALIDAVTNDATD, encoded by the coding sequence ATGAATACAGATACACACGCGCAGCCAGCGGCGGCAGCGCACAAAAGCGCACGTCAGCAGTGGCCCGAAGTCATCATGAACACCTACGGCACCCCGAGCCTTGAGCTTGTCTCTGGGCGGGGAAGTAGAGTCATTGATGCCCAGGGACGCGAGCATATCGACATGCTTGCTGGCATTGCCGTTAACTCACTAGGGCATGGGCATCCGGTGCTTATCGACGCCGTGACCACGCAGCTGAACACACTCGGCCACGTCAGCAACCTGTTTGCCTCGCAACCTGTGGTCGATGTTGCCGAAACACTCATCGACCGCTACTGGGGTACAACCCCAACCCAGCAGCGCGAAGAAACCCGTGTATTCTTCTGCAACTCCGGTGCTGAAGCCAATGAAGCAGCCTTGAAAATCGCGCGGCTCACAGGGCGCGGACGCATCCTCGCCGCCGAGCACGGATTCCATGGGCGCACCATGGGCGCACTTGCCATGACAGGGCAACCCGATAAACGTCAGCCTTTTAGCCCGCTACCTCAAGGTGTTGAATTCTTCCCCTATGGGGATCTCGACTACCTTGAGAAACTTATCACCATCAATCCCACTGATGTGGCCATGATTATCCTTGAGCCTATCCAAGGTGAAACAGGAGTGATCCCCGCACCAGAAGGATTCCTCAGTGGTATTGCGAAGCTGTGCGCAACCCACACCATCCTTTTCGCCTGCGATGAAGTACAAACCGGCATTGGGCGCACCGGAGACTTCTTCGGATTCCACCACGAAAATATTCGCCCCGATATTGTCACCATGGCCAAAGGGCTCGGTGGTGGACTCCCCATCGGTGCGGTTTTAGCACGCGGGCGCGCTGCCACCTTGCTCAGCCCAGGCAAACACGGCACGACCTTCGGCGGAAACCCCATCTCCTGTGCCGCTGCACGTGCTGTGCTGTCCATCATTGACCAGCCATTCCTTGAAGAAGTCAAGCGCAAAGGTGAGCTTTTAACCCAGTTGCTTGGACAATCCCCACATATCACCCAGATTCGGGGACGGGGCTTGATGCTTGGAGTGGTGCTACATGCCCCCGTCGCAAAGCAGGCTGTTGCCCACGCTGCAGAACACGGACTCATTCTCAACGCACCCAATGAGCATGTCATCCGACTCACCCCACCGCTGGTGATCACAGACGAAGAACTCGCCCAAGCCGCCCACCGACTCTGCGCACTTATCGACGCCGTAACCAACGATGCCACAGACTAA